In a genomic window of uncultured Flavobacterium sp.:
- a CDS encoding transketolase — MKPNTQQLSDLTIQVRRDILRMVHAVNSGHPGGSLGCTEFLVTLYQNIMERKEGFDMNGIGEDLFFLSNGHISPVFYSVLARSGYFPVSELATFRLLNSRLQGHPTTHEGLPGVRIASGSLGQGLSVALGAAQAKKLNGDNHIIYSLHGDGELQEGQNWEAIMYASAKKVDNIISTIDLNGKQIDGTTDEVLPMGSIRAKFEAFDWDVLEIKEGNNIDAILAGLNDAKSRTGKGKPVCILLHTEMGNGVDFMMHTHAWHGKAPNNDQLASALAQNISTLADY, encoded by the coding sequence ATGAAGCCTAACACACAACAATTAAGCGATTTAACTATCCAAGTAAGAAGAGATATTCTTCGAATGGTACATGCTGTCAACTCAGGTCACCCAGGTGGTTCACTAGGTTGTACTGAATTTTTGGTAACTCTATACCAAAATATTATGGAGCGTAAAGAAGGTTTTGATATGAACGGAATTGGAGAAGATCTTTTCTTCCTTTCAAACGGACATATTTCTCCTGTATTTTATAGCGTATTAGCACGTAGTGGTTATTTCCCTGTTTCAGAACTTGCAACTTTCAGATTATTAAACTCACGTTTACAAGGACATCCAACAACTCATGAAGGATTACCTGGAGTTCGTATTGCTTCTGGTTCATTAGGACAAGGTTTATCTGTAGCTCTTGGAGCAGCTCAGGCTAAAAAATTAAATGGAGATAATCATATCATTTATAGTTTACACGGAGACGGTGAATTACAAGAAGGTCAAAACTGGGAAGCTATCATGTATGCTTCTGCAAAAAAAGTAGACAATATTATCTCGACTATTGACCTTAACGGAAAACAAATCGACGGTACAACTGACGAAGTTTTACCAATGGGAAGTATCCGTGCTAAATTTGAAGCTTTTGACTGGGACGTTCTTGAAATTAAAGAAGGTAACAATATCGATGCTATTCTTGCAGGTTTAAATGATGCAAAATCAAGAACAGGTAAAGGTAAACCAGTTTGTATTTTACTACATACTGAAATGGGTAATGGTGTAGATTTCATGATGCACACTCATGCTTGGCATGGTAAAGCACCAAACAACGACCAGTTGGCAAGTGCTTTAGCTCAAAACATCTCAACTTTAGCAGACTATTAA
- a CDS encoding transketolase C-terminal domain-containing protein, with protein MKKYENTGSKDTRSGFGAGMTELGQKNENVVALCADLIGSLKFDDFKKNHPERFFQIGIAEANMIGIAAGLTIGGKIPFTGTFANFSTGRVYDQIRQSVAYSDKNVKICASHAGLTLGEDGATHQILEDIGLMKMLPGMTVINTCDYNQTKAATLALADHHGPAYLRFGRPVVPNFTPADEPFVIGKAILLNEGSDVTIVATGHLVWEALIAAEALEAKGISAEVINIHTIKPLDEEAILKSLAKTKCVVTAEEHNILGGLGESISRVLALNTPAPQEFVAVNDSFGESGTPEQLMDKYKLNNQAIVEAVERVIKRK; from the coding sequence ATGAAAAAATACGAAAATACAGGAAGTAAAGATACTCGTTCGGGTTTTGGAGCGGGAATGACTGAATTAGGTCAAAAAAATGAAAATGTAGTTGCACTTTGTGCTGATTTAATTGGATCATTAAAATTTGATGATTTCAAGAAAAATCACCCAGAGCGTTTTTTCCAAATTGGAATCGCAGAAGCTAACATGATTGGTATTGCTGCAGGTTTAACTATCGGAGGAAAAATTCCTTTTACAGGAACTTTCGCTAACTTTTCTACAGGAAGAGTTTATGATCAAATTCGTCAATCAGTTGCTTATTCTGATAAAAACGTAAAAATATGTGCTTCTCACGCTGGTTTAACACTTGGTGAAGATGGAGCTACACACCAAATCTTAGAAGATATTGGATTAATGAAAATGTTGCCGGGAATGACTGTAATCAACACTTGTGATTACAACCAAACTAAAGCTGCAACTTTAGCATTAGCAGATCACCATGGTCCTGCTTATTTACGTTTTGGACGTCCGGTTGTACCTAACTTCACTCCTGCTGACGAGCCTTTCGTAATTGGAAAAGCAATTTTATTAAACGAAGGATCTGATGTTACAATTGTAGCTACAGGTCACTTAGTTTGGGAAGCTCTTATTGCTGCTGAAGCATTAGAGGCAAAAGGAATTTCTGCTGAAGTAATCAACATTCATACTATTAAACCACTTGACGAAGAAGCTATTCTAAAATCATTGGCTAAAACTAAATGTGTTGTAACTGCAGAAGAACACAATATTCTTGGAGGTCTTGGAGAAAGCATTTCAAGAGTATTAGCTTTAAATACTCCAGCTCCTCAAGAGTTTGTTGCTGTAAACGATAGTTTTGGTGAATCTGGAACTCCAGAGCAATTAATGGATAAATACAAATTAAACAATCAAGCAATTGTTGAAGCTGTAGAAAGAGTTATCAAAAGAAAATAA
- a CDS encoding phosphoribosyltransferase domain-containing protein, with amino-acid sequence MSKNIILTNQEIEHKIKRIAYQIYETFVDEEEIVIAGIASNGSVFAQKIATALSNISTLKVSLCEVKVDKQNPQLPIQTSLTASEYENKGLVLVDDVLNSGTTLIYAVRHFLDVPLKKFKTAVLVDRNHKKYPVKADFKGISLSTSLLEHVQVVFDENGDDYAFLS; translated from the coding sequence ATGAGCAAAAACATCATTTTAACCAATCAGGAAATCGAACACAAAATAAAACGTATTGCATACCAAATTTACGAAACGTTTGTAGACGAAGAAGAAATTGTGATCGCCGGAATCGCTTCTAATGGATCTGTTTTTGCCCAAAAAATTGCTACAGCATTAAGCAACATCTCAACACTTAAGGTATCACTTTGTGAAGTTAAAGTGGATAAACAAAATCCGCAATTACCAATACAAACATCTTTGACAGCTTCAGAGTATGAAAACAAAGGATTGGTTCTTGTTGATGATGTCTTAAATTCAGGCACAACCTTGATTTATGCTGTTCGTCATTTCTTAGACGTTCCGCTTAAGAAATTCAAAACAGCAGTGCTTGTTGATAGAAACCATAAAAAATACCCTGTAAAAGCCGATTTTAAGGGTATTTCATTATCTACATCTCTACTTGAGCATGTTCAGGTTGTTTTTGACGAGAATGGCGATGATTATGCCTTCTTAAGCTAA
- a CDS encoding FKBP-type peptidyl-prolyl cis-trans isomerase: MNKFKYYFILLLAGISLVSCSKKDDDNTETVPLRDYGTQYKADNDSIEKYLKTHYIKEVTANFDITIEKIPANGTQISIKDQKDYLLTTRPVYSRGVNYNVYYLILNEGKGKSPCNTDRVNAAYVGSLLDGTVFDTSYDIGRSFELYVYVNNPVIDGWGEIFPQFKTGTSTTSDNGTVTYKDFGAGVMFLPSGLGYFGSPQTNIPAYSPLVFSFKLFDLQRLDHEFTVSNGSALTVGDGVPDYLEDLNHDGYLYDLRDTARFPSPPDSYKQDYDTDGDGIPDYLDLDDDGDGYSTRFEITKPIGAPVTGTSLVYPWDPTLDNPATPNVNESETFGIPRRPTGELTDPNKAESIDNPRKFVDDDYKVNPRVRIHLDKTYPYQKK, translated from the coding sequence ATGAATAAATTTAAATATTATTTTATTTTATTGCTTGCGGGTATTTCTTTGGTTTCTTGCTCTAAAAAAGATGATGATAATACGGAGACAGTTCCTTTAAGAGATTATGGTACTCAGTATAAAGCTGATAATGATTCTATTGAAAAGTATTTAAAGACCCATTATATTAAAGAAGTCACTGCTAATTTTGATATTACTATTGAAAAAATTCCAGCTAATGGAACGCAGATTTCTATTAAGGACCAAAAGGATTATTTATTAACAACTAGGCCTGTTTACAGTCGCGGTGTTAATTATAATGTTTATTATTTAATTTTAAATGAGGGAAAAGGGAAATCGCCATGTAATACTGATCGTGTAAATGCGGCATATGTGGGGAGTTTGTTAGATGGGACTGTTTTTGATACTTCTTATGATATAGGAAGAAGTTTTGAATTATACGTTTATGTAAATAATCCTGTTATAGACGGTTGGGGAGAAATTTTTCCACAATTTAAAACTGGTACTTCAACGACTTCTGATAACGGTACGGTGACTTATAAAGATTTTGGTGCTGGTGTTATGTTTTTGCCATCAGGTTTAGGATATTTTGGAAGCCCTCAAACAAATATACCGGCTTATTCTCCTTTAGTGTTTAGTTTTAAATTATTTGATCTTCAAAGATTGGATCATGAATTTACTGTTTCAAATGGTAGCGCGCTGACAGTTGGAGACGGTGTTCCTGATTATTTAGAAGATCTTAATCATGATGGTTATCTTTATGATTTGAGAGATACAGCAAGATTTCCAAGTCCTCCTGATAGTTATAAACAAGATTATGATACAGATGGTGATGGAATTCCTGATTACTTGGATTTAGATGATGATGGTGATGGATATTCAACAAGATTTGAAATTACAAAACCAATTGGTGCTCCAGTTACCGGAACGAGTTTAGTTTATCCTTGGGATCCAACTTTAGATAATCCGGCAACACCAAATGTAAATGAGTCTGAAACTTTTGGTATTCCTAGAAGACCTACAGGTGAACTTACAGATCCTAATAAAGCAGAATCTATTGATAATCCAAGAAAATTTGTAGATGATGATTATAAAGTTAATCCAAGAGTAAGAATTCATTTGGATAAAACATATCCTTATCAAAAGAAATAA
- a CDS encoding polysaccharide deacetylase family protein yields the protein MNLAQKLGYPENTKLLIIHADDAGLSHSENQATIKALQNGSVNSYSIMVPCAWFFEMATFAKNNPNYDCGIHLTLTCEWENYKFGPILPITEVSSLVDKNGYFYKTRADFKNNAKPSEIKKELTAQIEKALQFGIQPTHLDSHMCSVGVTPEILEIYKELGKTYNLPVFINKQFVESISLSDEKYDFENTLVADNLLIGYFSDFEKGELKDSYKKALENTKPGFNVFLLHPAFDDFETQGITINHPNFGSEWRQIDFDFFTSEECKLQLQKNNIQLITWREIQGIR from the coding sequence ATGAACTTAGCTCAAAAACTTGGATATCCAGAAAACACCAAACTATTAATCATTCATGCCGACGATGCCGGATTATCACATTCCGAAAATCAAGCTACAATAAAAGCGCTCCAAAACGGATCTGTAAACTCCTATAGTATAATGGTTCCGTGCGCATGGTTTTTTGAAATGGCAACATTCGCCAAAAACAATCCAAATTATGATTGCGGAATCCATCTAACGCTAACTTGTGAATGGGAAAATTATAAATTTGGACCAATTCTTCCAATTACCGAAGTTTCAAGTTTAGTCGACAAAAACGGTTATTTTTATAAAACCCGAGCAGATTTTAAAAACAACGCAAAACCATCCGAAATAAAAAAAGAACTTACAGCGCAAATCGAAAAAGCATTACAATTCGGAATCCAACCTACACATTTGGATTCGCATATGTGCAGCGTTGGCGTTACTCCAGAAATTTTAGAAATATACAAAGAACTCGGAAAAACCTATAATCTGCCAGTTTTCATAAACAAACAATTTGTAGAATCTATTAGTTTATCTGACGAAAAATATGATTTCGAAAACACACTTGTAGCCGACAATCTTCTAATTGGATATTTCAGCGATTTCGAAAAAGGAGAACTAAAAGATTCATACAAAAAAGCTTTAGAAAACACAAAACCAGGATTCAACGTCTTTTTGCTTCATCCCGCATTCGATGATTTTGAAACGCAGGGAATAACTATAAATCATCCAAATTTTGGTTCAGAATGGCGCCAGATTGATTTCGATTTTTTTACAAGTGAAGAATGTAAATTACAACTTCAGAAAAATAATATTCAATTAATAACATGGAGAGAAATTCAGGGAATTAGATAA
- the dnaB gene encoding replicative DNA helicase — protein MENFKNVNPVKVDKTTIISLEKGKLPPQVLELEEAVLGAMMIDKKGVDDVIDILQADAFYKDSHKFIFEAIVQLFTETQPIDLLTVSTQLKKNGKLELAGGDFYLIQLTQKIASSAHIEFHSRIILQKFIQRSLIRISSEIIEASYDETADVFDLLDQAESKLYEVTQGNIKRSSETAQSLVLQAKKKIEEIAKQEGLSGVETGFHNLDKLTSGWQPSDLIIIAARPAMGKTAFVLSMARNIAIQYGHGVALFSLEMASVQLITRLISSETGLSSEKLRTGKLEPHEWEMLSTKVKNLEKAPLFIDDTPSLSIFDLRAKCRRLVSQHGIKIIIIDYLQLMTAGGNNKGGGNREQEISTISRNLKALAKELNVPVIALSQLSRAVETRGSSKRPLLSDLRESGAIEQDADIVSFLYRPEYYKIEEWDDDEASPTTGQAEIMIAKHRNGGIENIRLKFIGHLGKFDNLDDFSGGYDDLPSKMNHDENPFITKNLPSANEAFGSNLNDDDDDSDVPF, from the coding sequence ATGGAAAATTTCAAAAATGTAAACCCTGTAAAGGTAGATAAAACCACAATTATCAGCTTAGAAAAAGGAAAGTTACCGCCGCAAGTACTTGAATTAGAGGAGGCAGTTCTTGGTGCGATGATGATTGATAAAAAAGGGGTAGATGATGTAATTGATATTTTACAGGCTGATGCTTTTTATAAAGATTCACATAAATTTATTTTTGAAGCAATCGTCCAGCTTTTTACCGAAACACAGCCAATCGACTTACTGACCGTTTCGACCCAATTGAAGAAAAATGGAAAACTGGAATTGGCCGGTGGAGATTTTTATTTAATTCAGCTTACGCAAAAAATTGCCTCTTCGGCGCATATCGAATTTCACTCTCGTATTATTCTTCAGAAATTCATTCAAAGAAGTTTAATCCGAATTTCGTCTGAAATTATTGAGGCGTCTTATGATGAAACTGCAGACGTATTTGATTTGCTGGATCAGGCCGAATCAAAATTATATGAAGTAACGCAAGGAAATATTAAACGTAGTTCTGAAACTGCTCAGAGTTTAGTACTTCAGGCTAAAAAGAAGATTGAAGAAATTGCCAAACAAGAAGGTTTAAGTGGTGTTGAAACTGGTTTTCATAATCTTGATAAACTGACTTCTGGATGGCAGCCCAGCGATTTAATTATTATCGCAGCAAGACCTGCGATGGGAAAAACAGCATTTGTACTTTCGATGGCAAGAAATATTGCTATTCAGTACGGGCACGGAGTAGCTTTATTCTCTCTGGAGATGGCTTCGGTTCAGTTAATCACGAGGCTTATTTCGTCAGAAACAGGATTGTCATCAGAGAAATTGCGTACGGGTAAATTAGAACCTCACGAATGGGAAATGTTGAGTACCAAAGTAAAAAACTTAGAAAAAGCGCCTTTGTTTATTGATGATACGCCGTCACTATCTATTTTCGATTTAAGAGCAAAATGTCGTCGTTTGGTGTCACAACATGGTATTAAAATTATTATCATCGATTATTTGCAGTTGATGACTGCCGGAGGAAATAATAAAGGAGGAGGAAATCGTGAGCAGGAGATTTCGACAATTTCCCGAAACTTAAAGGCTTTGGCAAAAGAGCTAAACGTTCCGGTAATTGCACTTTCGCAGTTATCGCGTGCTGTAGAGACTCGTGGATCCAGTAAGCGTCCGTTGCTATCGGATCTTCGTGAATCTGGGGCGATTGAGCAGGATGCTGATATTGTATCGTTTTTATATCGACCTGAATACTATAAAATTGAAGAATGGGATGATGATGAAGCATCGCCAACTACTGGTCAGGCCGAAATTATGATCGCGAAACACCGTAATGGTGGTATTGAAAACATTCGATTGAAATTTATAGGACACCTTGGAAAATTTGATAACCTTGATGATTTCTCAGGTGGTTATGATGATTTACCATCTAAAATGAATCATGACGAAAATCCGTTTATAACTAAAAATTTACCATCGGCAAATGAAGCATTTGGAAGTAATCTGAATGATGATGATGACGATAGTGATGTTCCATTTTAA
- a CDS encoding LptF/LptG family permease codes for MLTIIDKYILKRYLATFSVMILLFIPIGIVIDVSEKVNKMLENKIPFTEIAIYYYNFTIYFANSLFPIFLFLSVIWFTSKLANNTEIIAILSSGISFTRFLRPYIIGASIVSVFVLLMGFFIVPAASEGFNNFRYTYLKGGGKAEMMGNNTNVYRQINDNDFIFVNSFNEESKTAFNFSLEHFEKDQLTYKITASRIKWDPKAKTYILYDYTKRTLGDLNDVIEKVPEKKVSFKFELADLTPVVYIAETLPLGKLIDFIEKERKRGSGNINTYLVVLYKKYSVPVSAFILTIIAVAVSSMKRRGGMGTNLAIGIAIAFSFVFFDKIFGTLAEKSTFSPLFAVWFPNIVFGILAVYLLRNAKR; via the coding sequence ATGCTGACGATAATAGATAAGTATATTTTAAAAAGATATTTAGCGACTTTTTCGGTAATGATATTATTATTTATTCCAATTGGGATTGTAATTGATGTCTCTGAGAAGGTTAATAAAATGCTGGAAAATAAGATTCCGTTTACTGAAATCGCAATCTATTATTACAACTTTACGATTTATTTTGCGAATTCATTATTCCCAATTTTTCTGTTTTTATCAGTAATTTGGTTTACCTCAAAACTGGCAAATAACACGGAGATTATTGCAATTTTGAGTTCTGGAATTTCTTTTACACGTTTCTTAAGGCCGTACATTATTGGTGCTTCTATCGTATCAGTTTTTGTGCTTTTGATGGGATTTTTTATTGTTCCTGCTGCCAGCGAAGGCTTTAATAATTTTAGATATACGTATCTAAAAGGTGGTGGAAAAGCAGAGATGATGGGGAATAATACAAATGTGTACAGACAAATTAATGATAACGATTTTATTTTTGTAAATAGTTTTAACGAAGAGTCTAAAACTGCTTTTAATTTTTCGTTAGAGCATTTTGAAAAAGATCAATTGACGTATAAAATTACGGCAAGTCGTATTAAATGGGATCCGAAAGCTAAAACATATATTCTGTACGATTATACAAAAAGAACGTTAGGGGATTTGAATGATGTAATTGAAAAGGTACCGGAAAAAAAGGTGTCTTTTAAATTTGAATTAGCAGATCTAACTCCTGTAGTTTATATTGCAGAAACGCTTCCGCTTGGAAAATTAATTGATTTTATTGAAAAAGAAAGAAAAAGAGGTTCCGGAAATATTAATACTTATTTAGTTGTACTTTATAAGAAATATAGTGTGCCGGTTTCCGCTTTTATTTTGACTATTATTGCGGTGGCAGTTTCGTCGATGAAACGTCGTGGTGGTATGGGAACGAATCTGGCTATTGGAATTGCAATTGCGTTTTCTTTCGTATTCTTCGATAAAATATTCGGTACTCTTGCCGAAAAATCTACATTCTCACCTTTATTTGCCGTTTGGTTCCCGAATATAGTTTTTGGAATTCTGGCGGTTTACTTACTACGCAATGCGAAACGATAA
- the tgt gene encoding tRNA guanosine(34) transglycosylase Tgt has product MKFDLLQKDPQSKARAGSITTDHGVIETPIFMPVGTVASVKGVHQRELKQDINPDIILGNTYHLYLRPQTEILEKAGGLHKFMNWDRNILTDSGGYQVYSLSNNRKIKEEGVKFKSHIDGSYHFFSPESVMEIQRTIGADIIMAFDECTPYPCDYRYAQRSMHMTHRWLDRCINHLDKVPYKYGYEQTFFPIVQGSTYKDLRQQSAEYIANSGQQGNAIGGLSVGEPAEEMYAMTEVVCEILPEDKPRYLMGVGTPINILENIALGIDMFDCVMPTRNARNGMLFTANGTINIKNKKWEADFSPIDEMGHTFVDTEYTKAYLRHLFAANEYLGKQIATIHNLGFYMWLVREARKHILAGDFRPWKEMMVKNMSQRL; this is encoded by the coding sequence ATGAAGTTTGATTTATTACAAAAAGATCCGCAATCTAAAGCTAGAGCGGGAAGTATTACTACAGATCACGGCGTAATCGAAACGCCTATTTTTATGCCTGTTGGAACGGTTGCTTCTGTAAAAGGTGTTCACCAACGTGAGCTAAAGCAAGATATTAATCCGGATATTATTCTGGGAAATACATACCATTTATATTTACGTCCGCAGACTGAAATTCTTGAAAAAGCCGGTGGATTGCATAAATTCATGAATTGGGATCGTAATATTTTGACTGATTCTGGTGGTTATCAGGTTTATTCTCTTTCGAATAATAGAAAAATTAAGGAGGAAGGAGTGAAGTTTAAATCTCATATTGATGGTTCATATCACTTTTTTTCACCAGAAAGTGTAATGGAAATTCAGCGTACGATTGGAGCTGATATTATCATGGCTTTTGATGAATGTACGCCTTATCCTTGTGATTACAGATACGCACAACGCTCGATGCATATGACTCACCGTTGGTTGGATCGTTGCATCAATCATTTGGACAAAGTGCCTTATAAATATGGATATGAGCAAACGTTTTTCCCGATTGTTCAGGGAAGTACTTATAAAGATTTGCGTCAACAATCAGCTGAATATATTGCAAATTCAGGACAACAAGGTAACGCTATTGGTGGTTTGTCTGTAGGGGAACCTGCTGAAGAAATGTATGCAATGACTGAGGTTGTTTGCGAAATTTTGCCGGAAGATAAACCAAGATATTTAATGGGTGTTGGAACTCCTATTAATATTTTGGAAAATATTGCGTTAGGTATTGATATGTTCGATTGTGTTATGCCAACTCGTAATGCCAGAAATGGTATGTTGTTTACGGCAAACGGAACAATTAATATCAAGAATAAAAAGTGGGAAGCTGATTTTTCTCCAATTGACGAAATGGGACATACTTTTGTAGATACTGAATATACAAAAGCTTATTTGCGTCATTTATTTGCTGCTAATGAATATTTAGGAAAACAAATTGCTACGATTCATAACCTTGGTTTTTATATGTGGTTGGTTCGTGAAGCCAGAAAACATATCTTAGCAGGAGATTTTAGACCATGGAAAGAAATGATGGTTAAAAATATGAGTCAAAGACTTTAA
- a CDS encoding acetyl-CoA carboxylase carboxyltransferase subunit alpha, whose protein sequence is MEYLDFELPIKELEEQLEKCVIIGKESDVDVTPTCKEINKKLVETKKEIYKNLTAWQRVQLSRHPNRPYTLDYIRAICGDTFLELHGDRSFKDDKAMVGGLGKINGQSFMIVGQQKGFNTKTRQYRNFGMANPEGYRKALRLMKMAEKFGIPVLTLVDTPGAYPGLEAEERGQGEAIARNIFEMVRLQVPIITIIVGEGASGGALGIGVGDKVYMLENTWYSVISPESCSSILWKSWEYKERAADALKLTSSDMKKQKLVDDVIPEPLGGAHYDRETTFKTVAEYITKGYNELKDLSTADLIAQRMDKYSNMGEYKE, encoded by the coding sequence ATGGAATATTTAGATTTTGAGCTTCCAATCAAAGAACTTGAAGAACAGTTAGAAAAGTGTGTTATTATTGGAAAAGAATCTGATGTTGATGTAACACCAACCTGCAAGGAAATCAACAAGAAATTAGTAGAAACTAAGAAAGAAATATACAAAAACCTTACGGCTTGGCAACGTGTTCAATTGTCAAGACATCCAAATAGACCTTATACTTTAGATTATATCAGAGCAATTTGCGGTGATACGTTTTTAGAACTTCACGGAGACAGAAGTTTTAAAGATGATAAAGCGATGGTTGGCGGACTTGGAAAAATAAACGGACAATCGTTTATGATCGTTGGTCAGCAAAAAGGTTTTAATACAAAAACACGTCAGTACCGTAACTTTGGTATGGCAAATCCTGAAGGATACCGTAAAGCTTTGCGTTTGATGAAAATGGCAGAGAAATTTGGTATTCCGGTTTTAACTTTGGTAGATACTCCGGGTGCATATCCAGGACTTGAAGCCGAAGAAAGAGGACAAGGAGAAGCTATTGCAAGAAACATTTTTGAAATGGTTCGTTTGCAAGTGCCAATTATTACAATCATTGTTGGAGAAGGTGCTTCTGGTGGAGCTTTGGGAATAGGTGTTGGAGATAAAGTTTATATGTTAGAGAATACTTGGTATTCTGTAATTTCTCCAGAATCTTGTTCTTCAATTTTATGGAAAAGCTGGGAGTATAAAGAACGTGCTGCCGATGCTTTGAAATTGACTTCATCTGATATGAAAAAACAGAAATTAGTTGATGATGTTATTCCGGAACCATTAGGAGGAGCGCACTATGATCGCGAAACTACTTTTAAAACAGTTGCCGAATACATTACCAAAGGATATAATGAATTGAAAGACTTATCAACAGCCGACTTAATTGCCCAAAGAATGGACAAATACAGTAATATGGGCGAGTATAAAGAGTAA
- a CDS encoding DMT family transporter — translation MRNDNLKSYLNLHLIVFIWGFTAILGALITIDAENLVWFRMLLAMIFLGAFIVYKKQSFQVPIKELFKLIFVGLLIALHWIFFFKAIHVSNVSITLSIFSLGAFFASLLEPLFYGRKILFYEVFFGLIIIAGLTLILQVEIKYLTGVYYALAAIILGVLFTLMNGKLISDHEPSVITFYEFGAGVFFITIYFLVQGKFNADFFTMSLNNWILLLVLASICTAYAFTASVKVMQKLTPYTVMLTTNLEPVYGIILAYFILGGKEKMSTEFYIGALIIVITVILNGVFKHYKNKKEL, via the coding sequence ATGCGAAACGATAATTTAAAAAGTTATTTAAATCTACATTTAATTGTTTTTATCTGGGGTTTTACAGCCATTTTGGGCGCTTTAATTACAATTGATGCCGAAAATTTGGTTTGGTTCAGAATGCTTCTTGCAATGATTTTTTTAGGAGCCTTTATTGTCTATAAAAAACAATCTTTTCAAGTTCCGATAAAAGAACTCTTTAAACTGATTTTTGTTGGTTTGCTGATTGCCCTGCATTGGATATTCTTTTTTAAAGCAATTCATGTTTCTAATGTTTCAATTACGCTTTCGATATTTTCTTTGGGAGCATTTTTTGCTTCTTTATTAGAACCGCTTTTTTACGGAAGAAAAATATTATTTTATGAAGTTTTCTTTGGATTAATTATAATCGCCGGACTTACTTTGATTTTGCAAGTTGAAATTAAATATCTTACAGGTGTTTATTATGCATTGGCAGCTATTATTCTGGGGGTTTTATTTACCTTGATGAATGGGAAATTAATTTCAGATCATGAACCGTCTGTTATTACATTTTATGAGTTTGGTGCAGGAGTTTTCTTTATAACTATTTATTTTTTAGTTCAGGGAAAATTTAATGCCGATTTTTTTACAATGTCATTAAACAACTGGATTCTATTACTTGTTTTGGCATCTATTTGTACGGCTTATGCATTTACTGCTTCGGTAAAAGTGATGCAAAAATTAACGCCTTATACAGTGATGTTAACGACTAATTTAGAGCCTGTTTACGGAATTATTCTGGCTTATTTTATTCTTGGAGGAAAAGAAAAAATGAGCACGGAATTTTATATTGGCGCCCTTATAATTGTAATTACAGTTATCTTAAATGGCGTTTTTAAACATTATAAAAATAAGAAAGAACTGTAA
- a CDS encoding S4 domain-containing protein, with the protein MRIDKYLWCVRYYKTRNMVTEACKKNHITVNGQVAKPSKEVFPTDKITFRKDQITQIITVLDIPESRVGAKLVDIYRKNETPAEAYAHLELLKLSKEHYRKSGTGRPTKKDRRDIDEYGNEIFDEDETE; encoded by the coding sequence ATGAGAATAGACAAATACTTATGGTGCGTGCGCTATTACAAGACTAGAAACATGGTAACTGAAGCGTGCAAAAAAAACCATATTACTGTAAATGGGCAGGTTGCCAAGCCTTCTAAAGAAGTTTTCCCAACGGATAAAATTACTTTTAGAAAAGACCAGATTACACAAATTATTACTGTACTCGATATTCCTGAAAGTCGTGTTGGAGCAAAACTTGTTGATATATATAGAAAAAATGAAACGCCTGCCGAAGCATATGCACATTTAGAACTATTAAAACTTTCTAAAGAGCATTATCGCAAAAGCGGAACCGGAAGACCTACCAAAAAAGACCGAAGAGATATTGACGAATATGGTAACGAAATTTTCGACGAGGACGAAACGGAATAA